In Panacibacter ginsenosidivorans, the following proteins share a genomic window:
- a CDS encoding VCBS repeat-containing protein produces the protein MRFVHMRNAWLYLFFIGLLFGCNTDKAKDSVFTILESKTTGLDFSNTLKPTNGFNVFHYMYYYNGAGVAAGDFNNDGLTDLFFAANQSDDKMYLNEGKLHFKDVTKEAKIPNDGGWSTGVSVVDINNDGLLDIYICRVGKYEILNSHNQFLICKGIDKNGVPYYEDEAKNYGLDFSGFSTQAAFFDYDMDGDLDIYLLNHSIHQNGTFGKRADLLNKKNAFSGDRFYRNDSYNDSSANGLLHMKFTDVTNEVGIHSSVLGYGLGVAVADINTDGFPDIYTGNDFHENDYLYINQHNGTFKDDGSNELKHTSQYTMGTDVADLTNDGLPEIISMDMLPDDPYILKRSEGEDQYDVFNTKIENGYSYQYSRNNLQYNRGNGKFSETGLYSGIAATDWSWGTLLFDFDNDGSKDIFISNGIPKRLNDVDYINYVSNEEIQAKIHSNTMGEKDMSLIDKFPQIKIPNRLFRNTGQMKFTDMATSIENNKSTYSNGAIYADLDNDGDLDMVVNNIDEPVLLYENTTNDKKDKPAIEVKLKGPPKNINALGAKLLVFAGDSMRTYEKYPVHGFLSSMEIPLHIGTYKSSVDSVLLIWPDNSYQQLSTFKDSSYTISVTYKKGLPQFNYNLFQRDKRAYTKSLHDITQAVNLLHKHEENSFNEFDREPLIPHMLSTEGPAITIADINGDGLDDVFIGASKRKQPVVFLQNKEGRFQQIKQPALNEDSTYEDADACWVDVNNDNTKDLVIASGGNEYYNKEIHLQPRVYLNDGKGALTRLPNAFDSIFVTASCVTPCDFNHDGFTDLFIGARTVAYRYGEIPRSYLLLNNGKGIFKDVTTTYAKDLEHVGFVTQGLWYDIDKDGDSDLIVSLEWDGIYAFINNNGKFTKKQLTDKKGWWNFVLPCDIDNDGDIDLVAGNLGLNSRLKATEEEPVQLYYNDFDNNGIKEPVLTYYLQGRQVPFASKDELQRQIPLIKRTYLYAGDFAKATLEDIFTKEKLDYAQVLSADYFANTIFINQGNLTYTAQPMPWQAQLTTYRDAIITDANGDNLPDILLAGNYYESNVQMGRYDADYGTVLINKGKAQFVAQTLNGLTINGQVRHIRKINIANKEAYILTRNNDSTMVISY, from the coding sequence ATGAGATTTGTCCATATGCGTAATGCCTGGCTATACCTTTTTTTTATTGGCCTTCTTTTTGGCTGCAATACAGATAAAGCGAAAGACTCTGTTTTTACTATACTGGAAAGCAAAACAACCGGCTTGGATTTTAGCAATACCCTTAAACCCACCAATGGCTTCAATGTTTTTCATTACATGTATTATTACAATGGCGCAGGAGTAGCAGCCGGTGATTTTAACAACGATGGCTTGACCGATCTTTTTTTTGCAGCCAACCAAAGTGATGATAAAATGTATCTTAATGAAGGAAAGCTTCATTTTAAAGATGTAACAAAAGAAGCAAAAATTCCTAATGATGGTGGCTGGAGCACCGGCGTTTCTGTTGTAGATATTAACAACGATGGCTTATTGGATATTTATATTTGCCGCGTAGGAAAATATGAAATACTCAACAGCCATAACCAGTTTCTTATTTGTAAAGGCATAGACAAAAACGGCGTGCCATATTATGAGGATGAAGCAAAAAATTATGGCCTTGATTTTTCAGGATTCAGTACCCAGGCGGCTTTTTTTGATTATGATATGGATGGTGATCTTGATATTTATTTACTCAATCACTCAATACACCAGAACGGCACATTTGGAAAAAGAGCGGATCTGTTGAATAAGAAAAATGCATTTTCAGGGGACCGTTTTTATCGCAACGATAGCTATAATGATTCTTCTGCAAATGGTCTGTTGCATATGAAGTTTACCGATGTTACCAATGAAGTAGGCATACACAGTTCTGTCCTTGGTTATGGCCTCGGCGTTGCTGTAGCAGATATAAACACTGATGGTTTTCCTGATATTTATACCGGCAATGACTTCCATGAAAATGATTATCTCTACATCAACCAGCACAATGGCACTTTTAAAGATGATGGCAGTAATGAGCTAAAACATACCAGCCAGTACACAATGGGTACAGATGTTGCCGATCTTACCAATGACGGGCTTCCTGAGATTATTTCAATGGATATGTTGCCCGATGATCCGTACATATTGAAACGTTCAGAAGGTGAAGACCAATATGATGTATTTAATACCAAAATCGAGAACGGATACAGTTATCAATACTCACGCAATAATCTTCAATACAACAGGGGTAATGGAAAGTTTAGTGAAACAGGTCTCTATTCGGGTATAGCTGCAACAGACTGGAGTTGGGGTACTTTATTATTCGATTTTGATAACGATGGTTCCAAAGATATTTTTATTTCGAACGGTATTCCGAAACGTTTGAATGATGTTGATTATATCAACTATGTTTCCAACGAAGAGATACAGGCCAAGATACATTCCAATACAATGGGTGAAAAAGATATGTCGCTGATTGATAAATTTCCCCAGATAAAAATACCCAACAGGCTTTTCCGCAATACAGGCCAGATGAAGTTTACAGATATGGCCACCAGTATCGAAAATAATAAATCCACTTATTCAAATGGCGCTATCTATGCAGACCTCGATAACGATGGCGATCTTGATATGGTAGTAAATAATATTGATGAACCGGTATTGCTGTATGAAAATACCACTAACGATAAAAAGGATAAACCTGCGATTGAAGTAAAACTAAAAGGCCCGCCGAAAAATATCAATGCACTTGGCGCTAAGCTTCTTGTATTTGCAGGAGACAGTATGAGAACCTATGAAAAATATCCGGTACATGGTTTCCTTTCTTCTATGGAAATACCTTTACACATAGGTACGTATAAATCATCTGTTGATTCTGTACTGCTCATTTGGCCCGATAACAGTTATCAACAACTATCTACTTTCAAAGATTCTTCCTATACAATAAGTGTAACTTATAAAAAAGGATTGCCACAATTTAATTACAATTTATTTCAGCGCGACAAGCGTGCTTATACAAAATCCTTGCACGATATAACACAAGCTGTTAATCTGCTGCACAAACATGAAGAAAACAGTTTTAATGAATTTGACCGCGAACCGCTTATTCCACATATGCTTTCCACAGAAGGCCCGGCAATTACCATTGCAGATATTAATGGCGATGGATTGGATGATGTTTTTATTGGCGCATCAAAAAGAAAACAGCCTGTTGTATTCCTGCAAAATAAGGAAGGCCGTTTTCAGCAAATAAAGCAACCTGCTTTAAATGAAGACAGTACTTATGAAGATGCAGATGCCTGCTGGGTTGATGTAAACAATGACAACACCAAAGACCTCGTGATAGCAAGTGGAGGCAATGAATATTATAACAAGGAAATCCATTTGCAACCACGTGTTTACCTTAACGATGGCAAAGGAGCCCTAACCCGTTTACCAAATGCTTTCGACAGCATATTTGTTACTGCTTCATGTGTAACGCCCTGCGATTTTAACCACGATGGATTCACAGATCTTTTCATTGGTGCAAGAACAGTAGCATATCGTTATGGGGAAATACCAAGATCATATCTCTTGCTAAATAATGGCAAAGGAATTTTCAAAGATGTAACTACTACTTACGCCAAAGACCTGGAGCATGTTGGGTTTGTAACACAAGGGCTCTGGTACGATATTGATAAAGATGGCGATAGTGATCTCATAGTCTCTTTGGAATGGGATGGCATTTACGCTTTTATAAACAACAATGGAAAGTTTACCAAAAAACAACTTACCGATAAAAAAGGCTGGTGGAATTTTGTATTGCCCTGCGACATAGATAATGATGGAGATATAGATCTTGTAGCAGGTAATCTTGGTCTTAACAGCCGTTTAAAAGCAACAGAGGAAGAGCCGGTACAGTTGTACTATAACGATTTTGATAACAACGGTATCAAAGAGCCTGTGCTCACTTATTATTTGCAGGGCAGGCAGGTTCCCTTTGCCAGCAAAGATGAATTGCAACGCCAGATACCGCTTATAAAAAGAACCTATCTCTATGCAGGAGATTTTGCCAAAGCCACACTCGAAGACATTTTTACGAAAGAAAAGCTTGACTATGCCCAGGTGCTTTCAGCAGATTATTTTGCCAACACTATTTTTATAAACCAGGGAAATCTTACCTATACAGCACAGCCCATGCCATGGCAGGCACAGCTTACCACTTACCGCGATGCAATTATTACAGATGCCAACGGAGACAACCTGCCCGATATATTGCTTGCAGGTAATTACTACGAAAGCAATGTGCAAATGGGCCGCTACGATGCAGACTACGGCACTGTTTTAATAAACAAAGGCAAAGCGCAATTCGTAGCCCAAACATTGAATGGCCTTACAATAAACGGCCAGGTGCGCCACATCAGGAAAATAAATATTGCTAATAAAGAAGCCTACATCCTCACCCGGAATAACGACAGCACTATGGTAATTAGTTATTGA
- a CDS encoding cupin domain-containing protein, translated as MSHIQQPRRKFLQIGTTGVVTALFGGLPKISFAQPAADNDKGLIVREEEGIHILSRRKVPITIKISKTKNGINGISFCTEDMSPGRKMRIHKHLNNDELIFIHKGEGTLTLDEESIEVKTGDVVFVPRGIWHGLDNTGTENLLMVFQYSPAGFEDYFIENGTQVGMLTKVKTDEEYAITEKKYGMVYREQQP; from the coding sequence ATGAGTCACATTCAACAACCACGCAGAAAATTTCTGCAGATAGGAACTACAGGCGTTGTAACTGCGCTTTTTGGAGGCCTGCCAAAAATCAGTTTTGCTCAACCAGCTGCTGATAATGATAAAGGACTTATAGTGCGTGAAGAGGAGGGAATACATATTTTATCCAGACGCAAAGTTCCAATCACCATAAAAATTTCCAAAACCAAAAATGGCATAAATGGTATTTCATTTTGCACAGAAGATATGTCTCCAGGCCGCAAGATGCGTATTCACAAACATCTGAATAATGATGAACTTATTTTTATTCACAAAGGAGAAGGCACACTTACTTTAGATGAAGAATCTATAGAAGTAAAAACCGGTGATGTTGTATTTGTTCCCAGGGGTATATGGCATGGACTGGACAATACCGGCACAGAAAACTTGCTAATGGTTTTTCAGTATTCGCCAGCCGGGTTTGAAGATTATTTCATAGAGAACGGCACACAGGTTGGAATGCTAACTAAAGTAAAAACCGATGAAGAATATGCAATAACGGAGAAAAAGTATGGGATGGTTTATAGAGAACAGCAACCATAA
- a CDS encoding MBL fold metallo-hydrolase → MDRKIFIRNSAFTAAGLLLAQKNLLASFFQTPAFKIKMLNKETGIFTEKGGTILFSFTKDGIVVIDTEFPEQSQHLIDELKKQSDQPFRLVINTHHHGDHSSGNISFKGIVPHVLAHENSKTNQQVSAQKNKTEDKQLYPDQTYGSTWCEDIGKENFCLHYFGAGHTNGDSLVQLQKANIVHMGDLLFNRRHPFVDRSAGASMKNWITVLDKTLDKFNKRTTYIFGHAADGYDVTGTSEDLKAFRNYLEKTLTFVEGEIKAGKTKDEIIKATAIPGAEEWKGDGIDRPLTAAYEELTA, encoded by the coding sequence ATGGACCGAAAAATATTTATCCGCAACTCCGCATTTACCGCAGCAGGATTATTACTTGCACAAAAGAATTTACTGGCCTCATTTTTTCAAACGCCTGCATTTAAAATAAAAATGCTTAACAAAGAAACGGGCATCTTTACCGAGAAAGGTGGCACCATATTGTTTAGTTTTACCAAAGATGGTATTGTAGTAATTGATACAGAATTTCCCGAACAATCCCAGCACCTGATAGATGAATTAAAGAAACAAAGCGACCAACCATTCAGGCTTGTTATTAATACGCACCACCACGGAGACCACAGCAGCGGAAACATATCTTTCAAAGGAATTGTGCCGCATGTTTTAGCGCATGAAAACAGCAAGACCAACCAGCAGGTATCCGCACAAAAAAATAAAACAGAAGACAAGCAATTATACCCCGATCAAACCTATGGCAGCACCTGGTGCGAGGATATTGGTAAAGAAAATTTCTGTCTGCATTATTTTGGTGCCGGTCATACCAATGGTGATAGTCTTGTGCAATTGCAAAAAGCAAATATTGTACACATGGGCGATCTGCTGTTTAACCGCCGCCATCCATTTGTTGACAGAAGTGCCGGTGCCAGCATGAAAAACTGGATAACCGTTTTAGACAAAACACTTGATAAATTCAATAAACGCACCACCTACATATTTGGCCATGCCGCTGACGGTTACGATGTTACCGGCACCTCCGAAGACCTGAAAGCTTTCCGCAATTACCTGGAAAAAACTTTGACGTTTGTAGAAGGCGAAATAAAAGCAGGCAAAACAAAAGATGAGATCATAAAAGCAACAGCTATACCCGGTGCCGAAGAATGGAAAGGCGATGGTATAGACAGGCCGTTAACAGCAGCGTATGAAGAGCTGACTGCTTAA
- a CDS encoding glycoside hydrolase family 65 protein, whose protein sequence is MKKLLLLLNCSLFIVYYSFSQDPWIIKASAIDPSNYYGITVANGMVGIVSSPEPFKVKDVVLAGAYDQYGRGRVSNFLRSFNLLNSYLEVDGKRIDAKNVSNFQQQLDMQHGAFTTSFDNADKASVKYTYYALRHLPFTVLMDIEITAKKDINITAASVMEAPDALRDVQNYYNEIDRPHVVISLLTSSAKSPTGKLLMCASNTFLFSEEHGKEPRVIHEMWDNNMHLMKFSRTIKAGETYRYSIAGSSITSAQHEDPLNEAERMTIFAKLEGRDRLINFHNRAWDSLWTSDIIIDGDAQAQQDVHSMMYHLYSFTREGTAYSLSPMGLSGLGYNGHTFWDTELWMFPAILVLHPEMAKSLIEYRYQRLEAAKRNAFSHGYKGAMFPWESAETGVEETPVWALSGPFEHHITADVGMAAWNYYCVTQDKAWLKEKGWPLLQATADFWASRVERNGPGHYDIKNVVAADEWAENVDNNAFTNAAAKANLYAATEAAKLLGIAPNADWKNVADNIPILKMSDGVTQEHASYHGEGIKQGDVNLLAYPLKEITDAAQIKKDLDYYSLRVPNEGTPAMTQAIFALLYARLGDADKAAHFFKDSYVPNLNPPFRVIAETKGGTNPYFGTGAGGILQAVMMGFGGLDISAKGITQIKTTLPAGWKSLTLKGIGIVRKTYIMK, encoded by the coding sequence ATGAAAAAGCTATTGCTACTTTTAAATTGTTCATTGTTCATTGTTTATTATTCATTTTCCCAGGATCCATGGATCATTAAAGCTTCTGCCATCGATCCGTCAAATTATTATGGTATTACCGTTGCCAATGGCATGGTGGGAATCGTGTCTTCGCCGGAACCATTTAAAGTAAAAGATGTAGTACTGGCAGGTGCTTATGACCAATATGGACGTGGACGTGTAAGTAATTTTCTGCGCAGCTTTAATTTGCTGAACAGTTACCTGGAAGTGGATGGCAAAAGAATTGATGCAAAGAACGTAAGCAATTTTCAACAACAGTTGGATATGCAGCATGGCGCTTTTACAACATCATTTGATAATGCTGATAAAGCTTCTGTAAAATACACATACTATGCATTGCGCCACTTGCCATTTACTGTGCTGATGGATATAGAAATAACTGCAAAGAAAGATATTAATATTACCGCTGCCAGTGTAATGGAAGCACCTGATGCCTTACGCGATGTACAGAATTATTATAATGAAATTGACCGGCCGCATGTTGTGATCAGTTTATTAACGTCTTCTGCAAAAAGCCCCACCGGAAAATTATTGATGTGTGCATCTAACACATTTTTATTTAGTGAAGAGCATGGAAAAGAGCCACGTGTAATTCATGAAATGTGGGATAACAATATGCACCTGATGAAATTCTCCAGAACGATCAAAGCAGGAGAAACATATCGTTATTCTATTGCAGGTTCTTCTATTACATCAGCACAACATGAGGACCCGTTGAATGAAGCAGAACGCATGACCATCTTTGCTAAACTTGAAGGAAGAGATCGTTTAATAAATTTTCACAACAGGGCATGGGATAGTTTATGGACAAGCGATATTATTATTGATGGAGATGCACAGGCTCAACAGGATGTGCATAGTATGATGTATCATCTATATTCATTCACCAGAGAAGGCACTGCGTATTCTTTATCACCAATGGGTTTAAGCGGACTTGGTTATAATGGTCATACATTTTGGGATACAGAATTGTGGATGTTCCCCGCTATTCTTGTATTGCATCCTGAAATGGCAAAGAGTTTAATTGAATACCGTTATCAACGTTTGGAAGCGGCAAAACGAAATGCCTTCTCGCATGGATATAAAGGTGCAATGTTTCCCTGGGAGAGTGCAGAAACAGGCGTAGAAGAAACGCCGGTGTGGGCATTAAGCGGACCGTTTGAACATCATATCACTGCAGATGTTGGTATGGCTGCATGGAACTATTATTGCGTTACGCAGGACAAAGCATGGCTTAAGGAAAAGGGCTGGCCATTGTTACAGGCTACAGCTGATTTCTGGGCAAGTCGCGTTGAAAGAAATGGCCCTGGTCATTATGATATAAAAAATGTAGTGGCAGCAGATGAGTGGGCGGAGAATGTAGACAACAATGCATTTACCAATGCAGCAGCAAAAGCGAATTTGTATGCAGCAACAGAAGCTGCAAAGTTGCTTGGTATTGCGCCCAATGCAGATTGGAAAAATGTTGCAGATAATATTCCTATCTTAAAAATGAGCGATGGTGTTACGCAGGAACATGCATCGTATCATGGTGAAGGCATCAAGCAGGGCGATGTGAATTTGCTGGCATATCCGCTAAAAGAAATTACTGATGCAGCACAAATAAAAAAAGATCTTGATTATTATTCATTACGTGTGCCCAATGAAGGCACACCTGCAATGACACAGGCCATCTTTGCATTGCTGTACGCACGTCTTGGCGATGCAGATAAAGCCGCACATTTCTTTAAAGATTCTTATGTACCCAATCTTAATCCGCCGTTTCGTGTGATTGCAGAAACAAAGGGCGGCACCAATCCGTATTTTGGCACAGGGGCGGGTGGTATTCTGCAGGCTGTTATGATGGGCTTCGGTGGCCTTGATATTTCTGCAAAAGGTATAACACAAATTAAAACAACGTTGCCTGCAGGCTGGAAATCTTTAACATTGAAAGGAATTGGCATTGTAAGAAAAACATATATCATGAAATAG
- a CDS encoding archaemetzincin, translating to MLNQSYTFKILWLCIIFSSCLSSNPYESAQQKLAPIYPFKKPAQKGDWLYTRIDKYQSLNDYIKSKPTSTDSIRKKIYIMLIGDFDSTQKEIVTGTAEYLHAFYGLQIDFIEMRKDADIFANSRKHPTQGQLQLSAKQIMNVVLKPQLPKDAATLIALTNYDLYPENSWSYIFGLGSTKERVGVWSMYRFGDPHKKEQKEQCLMFTIKTATHEIGHMFSLPHCAKYECCMNGSNSLRELNSHPTYFCPDCLAKICWNLNQDVHANLERTENFWLKRNNVTAKEVYQKSIERLSK from the coding sequence ATGCTTAATCAATCTTATACTTTTAAAATTTTATGGTTATGCATCATATTTTCTTCTTGTCTTTCGTCTAATCCATACGAATCAGCACAACAAAAACTTGCACCGATCTACCCGTTTAAAAAACCAGCACAGAAAGGCGATTGGCTGTATACGAGAATTGACAAATATCAATCGCTTAATGATTATATCAAATCTAAACCAACAAGTACCGATAGCATAAGAAAGAAAATATACATTATGCTCATCGGAGATTTCGATAGTACGCAAAAAGAAATTGTAACCGGCACAGCTGAATATTTGCATGCATTTTATGGTTTGCAAATTGATTTCATTGAGATGAGAAAAGATGCTGATATTTTCGCTAATTCGCGCAAACATCCAACACAAGGCCAGTTACAATTATCTGCAAAACAAATCATGAATGTTGTATTAAAACCTCAACTCCCAAAAGATGCAGCAACTTTAATAGCATTAACTAATTATGATCTTTATCCTGAAAATAGCTGGAGTTATATTTTTGGTTTGGGTTCTACAAAAGAAAGAGTTGGCGTGTGGTCTATGTATCGCTTTGGCGATCCGCACAAAAAAGAGCAAAAAGAGCAATGCCTGATGTTTACTATCAAAACAGCTACACACGAAATTGGGCATATGTTTTCTTTGCCACATTGTGCTAAATATGAATGTTGTATGAATGGGAGTAACTCGTTAAGAGAACTGAACAGTCATCCAACCTATTTTTGTCCTGATTGCCTTGCAAAGATTTGCTGGAACTTAAACCAGGATGTACATGCAAACCTTGAGCGGACAGAAAATTTTTGGTTGAAAAGAAATAATGTTACAGCAAAAGAAGTCTATCAAAAAAGCATAGAAAGGCTTTCAAAGTAG
- a CDS encoding T9SS type A sorting domain-containing protein, translated as MKKTILVYIMTLVTLSAISQWTVDSLNSPRANIPVAVFGNKMVFGAGTGINWDVFDFSTNTHTSGSLSFNRTDIKFAQAGTNAYYAGGKYGPYTDPLYTKNVDIYNSATNTWSVAKLSLARLVGGAGSISNKVFFAGGLGRDFGGPVYIYNRVDIFNASTGLRTTAKLSKARSNIAVGSAADKILFAGGWYWDIMYNQLQTNVVDIYNNTTGIWSKALLSKKREEIGVAVVGNKILFAGGYTSTGTSFASKNVDIYDALTNTWTNTNFSVGRYDMAIAVVGTKAYFAGGGGADNSIEVYDVAMGTWTNLTMPVSLKGYTATVVGDKIYYAGGYDVVNRASSIVQVYNTTTQTWSIDALSQPRYGISAVSLGNKAVFAGGYKDFAYPLATTSNRIDIYSQSLFAANASSEIIKNTNVAGVYPNPAKTYIIITTGKTIPAQSEISIIDLNGNIKYKQVIKDITEPIKLFIASLATGMYYFKINSEKEIFTGSFIKE; from the coding sequence ATGAAAAAGACAATTTTAGTATATATAATGACGCTGGTTACTTTATCAGCGATTAGTCAATGGACGGTTGATTCACTTAATTCACCAAGAGCAAATATACCAGTAGCAGTGTTTGGCAATAAAATGGTATTCGGTGCAGGTACCGGAATCAATTGGGATGTATTTGATTTCTCAACCAATACGCACACATCAGGCTCATTATCCTTTAACAGAACCGATATAAAATTTGCACAGGCAGGCACAAATGCATATTACGCCGGAGGCAAATACGGTCCATACACAGACCCTCTTTATACAAAGAATGTAGACATTTATAACAGTGCTACAAATACATGGTCTGTTGCAAAACTTTCACTCGCAAGGTTGGTAGGTGGTGCAGGAAGTATTAGTAACAAAGTTTTTTTTGCTGGCGGGTTAGGCCGTGATTTTGGCGGTCCTGTTTATATCTATAACCGTGTTGATATTTTTAATGCATCAACAGGTTTACGAACAACTGCAAAACTTTCAAAAGCAAGATCAAATATTGCAGTAGGCAGCGCAGCTGATAAAATATTGTTTGCCGGCGGTTGGTACTGGGATATTATGTACAACCAGTTACAAACAAATGTGGTAGACATTTACAACAATACAACAGGTATTTGGTCTAAAGCTTTACTATCCAAAAAAAGAGAAGAAATAGGTGTTGCTGTTGTAGGAAATAAAATCCTTTTTGCAGGAGGCTACACTTCTACGGGAACATCATTTGCTTCAAAAAATGTAGATATATATGATGCGTTAACTAATACGTGGACTAATACTAATTTCTCTGTAGGCCGGTATGATATGGCAATTGCAGTTGTAGGAACCAAAGCTTATTTTGCCGGTGGTGGTGGCGCTGATAATTCTATTGAAGTATATGATGTAGCAATGGGTACATGGACAAATCTTACCATGCCTGTTTCTTTAAAAGGTTATACAGCGACAGTTGTTGGCGATAAAATTTATTATGCGGGGGGTTATGATGTGGTTAATAGAGCTTCGTCTATTGTACAGGTTTATAATACCACAACACAAACATGGTCCATCGATGCATTATCCCAGCCACGTTATGGCATTTCTGCTGTAAGCCTTGGTAATAAAGCTGTTTTTGCAGGTGGTTATAAAGACTTTGCGTATCCATTAGCAACTACAAGTAACAGGATTGATATCTATAGTCAGTCTTTGTTTGCAGCTAACGCTTCAAGTGAAATAATTAAGAATACTAATGTTGCAGGTGTTTATCCAAATCCTGCAAAAACTTATATAATCATAACAACTGGTAAAACAATACCTGCACAAAGTGAAATCTCGATTATTGATTTAAATGGAAACATAAAATATAAACAGGTAATTAAAGATATAACTGAACCAATAAAATTATTTATTGCAAGTCTCGCAACTGGCATGTACTATTTTAAGATTAACAGCGAGAAGGAAATATTTACAGGGAGCTTTATAAAAGAATAA
- a CDS encoding aminotransferase class V-fold PLP-dependent enzyme, whose protein sequence is MANRRKFLQQLTATAGAFSAGSLFNKLYAKDFESAARQVEGFSAQQLAGDEDYWTVIQQAYTVNPNIINLNNGGVSPSPRVVQEAVERYNKLSNEGPSYFMWRILDQGREPLRNKLAELAGCDPEEIAINRNATEALNTIIYGLNLKPGDEVIGTKQDYPNMMNAWKQRGMRDGIVYNQLSFDFPIENDETIVTAYEKAITPKTKIIHVTHIINWVGQIMPVKKIAQMAHAHGIEVICDSAHAFGLLDFKIPDLECDYFGTSLHKFLSAPIGSGMLWIKKDKIEKIWPLLCNDKPHSTDIRKFETLGTRSFPIEQGIGEALNFHNAIGAKRKEERIRYLKNYWAERVKDVPGVKLHTSLKAEHSCAICGVSINNMEAADLDAELFNKYKIHVVPIKYENINCVRVTPHVYTTLQDLDTMVKAITTIAAEKNK, encoded by the coding sequence GTGGCAAACAGGAGAAAATTTTTACAGCAACTTACGGCAACTGCAGGAGCATTCTCTGCAGGCAGTTTATTTAATAAATTGTATGCAAAAGATTTTGAAAGCGCAGCAAGGCAGGTTGAAGGCTTTTCAGCACAGCAACTTGCAGGCGATGAAGATTATTGGACTGTTATTCAGCAGGCATATACTGTAAATCCCAATATTATTAATCTTAACAATGGCGGTGTAAGCCCTTCTCCGCGTGTTGTTCAGGAAGCGGTAGAACGTTACAATAAATTGAGTAATGAGGGGCCTTCCTATTTTATGTGGCGCATACTTGACCAGGGCCGCGAACCTTTACGTAATAAACTGGCTGAACTTGCTGGTTGTGACCCGGAAGAGATTGCCATCAACAGGAATGCAACAGAAGCATTGAATACGATTATTTATGGCCTCAATCTTAAGCCTGGTGATGAAGTGATCGGCACTAAACAGGATTATCCCAATATGATGAATGCCTGGAAACAGCGTGGCATGCGTGATGGCATTGTTTATAACCAGCTTAGTTTTGATTTTCCTATCGAAAATGATGAAACGATTGTTACAGCTTATGAAAAAGCAATAACGCCTAAAACAAAAATCATTCATGTCACGCATATCATCAATTGGGTTGGACAAATAATGCCGGTAAAAAAGATCGCTCAAATGGCGCATGCACATGGCATAGAAGTTATATGCGATAGTGCGCATGCATTTGGTTTACTCGATTTTAAAATTCCTGATCTTGAGTGTGATTATTTTGGCACCAGCCTGCACAAGTTTTTAAGTGCACCCATTGGCAGTGGCATGTTATGGATAAAAAAAGATAAGATAGAAAAAATATGGCCACTGCTTTGCAATGATAAACCACACAGCACCGATATAAGAAAATTCGAAACGCTCGGTACCCGCAGCTTCCCGATTGAGCAGGGCATTGGTGAAGCGCTCAATTTCCATAATGCTATTGGCGCAAAAAGAAAGGAAGAGCGCATACGTTATCTTAAAAATTATTGGGCAGAGCGTGTTAAAGATGTGCCCGGTGTAAAACTGCATACTTCACTTAAAGCTGAACATTCATGCGCTATTTGCGGTGTAAGTATAAATAATATGGAAGCCGCCGATCTTGATGCTGAGTTGTTCAATAAATACAAAATACATGTAGTGCCAATTAAATACGAGAATATAAATTGTGTTCGTGTTACGCCGCATGTATACACAACCTTGCAGGATCTTGATACCATGGTAAAAGCAATTACAACGATCGCAGCAGAAAAAAATAAATAA